The following coding sequences lie in one Mercenaria mercenaria strain notata chromosome 5, MADL_Memer_1, whole genome shotgun sequence genomic window:
- the LOC123557290 gene encoding short-chain collagen C4-like isoform X2 — translation MPTNMFRVCVFWICMISKHHFELTEEPVCTSRFDYDFKIVEKLFEMDQKIKKAEEEIQRQHQLINRLSTVGSGSVYVRWGRNICPEHATAIYNGYIAGKKYNDNGSGSDSVFLPSDPVWSNYSDGGDGNRGYVYGTEFDEQGVNIFGYTVHQQDVQCAICKTQKSALVMIPARAKCYPGWKEEYSGYLMSAYNSHTGPHNHICVDSDPEFIPRGSNNNNEHILYLMEARCGSLPCLPYVEGRELPCVVCSA, via the exons ATGCCAACAAATATGTTTCGAGTTTGTGTGTTCTGGATATGTATGATAAGCAAACATCATTTTGAACTGACAGAGGAACCTGTATGTACATCAAGATTTGATTACGATTTTAAGATCGTTGAAAAACTGTTTGAAATGGACCAGAAAATCAAAAAGGCCGAGGAAGAAATACAGAGACAACATCAGCTAATAAACAGGCTTTCCACTGTTG GAAGTGGTTCAGTGTATGTTAGATGGGGCCGGAACATATGTCCAGAACATGCTACAGCAATATACAATG GTTACATCGCTGGAAAGAAATACAACGACAATGGTAGTGGGAGTGATTCCGTGTTTCTTCCATCTGATCCTGTTTGGTCTAACTATAGTGACGGAGGTGACGGTAACAGAGGGTACGTTTACGGTACAGAATTTGACGAGCAGGGTGTCAATATATTTGGTTACACAGTTCATCAACAAGACGTCCAGTGTGCCATCTGCAAAACCCAAAAGTCAGCACTTGTCATGATTCCAGCGAGAGCAAAGTGCTATCCTGGTTGGAAAGAGGAATACAGTGGATATCTTATGTCGGCTTATAATTCCCATACGGGACCTCATAACCATATCTGTGTGGACAGTGATCCAGAGTTCATACCTCGCGGtagcaataataataatgaacatATTTTATATCTCATGGAAGCTCGATGTGGTTCACTACCTTGTCTGCCTTATGTTGAAGGAAGAGAGCTTCCCTGTGTTGTCTGTTCTGCCTAA